The Setaria italica strain Yugu1 chromosome IX, Setaria_italica_v2.0, whole genome shotgun sequence genome has a window encoding:
- the LOC101766228 gene encoding probable protein phosphatase 2C 30: MEEICCEVAAGSSSSDRKGEGVGDAGSRAARRRRMEIRRLRVVAEEQAAKRRRLEGDDGEEEEDAVRDPAPRYGVTSVCGRRRDMEDAVTARPGFIHGHHFFGVFDGHGCSHVATSCGVRMHEIVAEEAAAAAAGSSASDEAARWRDVMEKSYARMDAEAVGSRDTTGPAPTCRCEMQMPKCDHVGSTAVVAVVGPRHLVVANCGDSRAVLCSGGAAIPLSADHKPDRPDELERIHAAGGRVIFWDGARVFGMLAMSRAIGDSYLKPFVISDPEVRVVERKDGEDEFLILASDGLWDVVSNEVACKVVRACLRNGAVRRGERSSPTSNLSPRQSSGSSSGDEEAGPSDGAASDSDGEGGEDKACAEAAILLTKLALARQTADNVSVVVVNLRRRRRS, translated from the exons ATGGAGGAGATCTGctgcgaggtggcggcggggtcgtcgtcgtcggacagGAAGGGGGAGGGCGTGGGCGACGCCGgcagccgcgcggcgcggcggcggaggatggagatACGGCGGCTCagggtggtggcggaggagcaggccgcGAAGAGGCGGAGGCTGGAGGGTgacgacggggaggaggaggaggacgcggtgAGGGACCCGGCGCCGAGGTACGGCGTGACGTCGGTGTGCGGGCGGCGGAGGGACATGGAGGACGCGGTCACCGCCCGCCCGGGGTTCATCCACGGCCACCACTTCTTCGGGGTGTTCGACGGCCACGGCTGCTCGCAT GTGGCGACGTCGTGCGGGGTGCGGATGCACGAGATCGTGGccgaggaggcggccgccgctgcggcgggcTCGTCGGCGTCGGACGAGGCGGCGCGGTGGAGGGACGTCATGGAGAAGAGCTACGCGCGGATGGACGCCGAGGCCGTCGGCTCAAGGGACACTACCGGCCCGGCGCCCACCTGCCGGTGCGAGATGCAGATGCCCAAGTGCGACCACGTGGGCTCCAcggccgtcgtcgccgtggTAGGGCCGCGCCACCTCGTCGTCGCCAACTGCGGCGACTCCCGCGCCGTCCTCTGCAGCGGAGGCGCCGCCATCCCGCTCTCAGCCGACCACAAG CCCGACCGTCCCGACGAGCTCGAACGGATCCACGCGGCGGGAGGGCGCGTCATCTTCTGGGACGGCGCCCGCGTCTTCGGCATGCTGGCCATGTCGCGAGCCATTGGCGACAGCTACCTGAAGCCGTTCGTGATCTCCGACCCGGAGGTGAGGGTGGTGGAGAGGAAGGACGGCGAGGACGAGTTCCTGATCCTGGCCAGCGACGGCCTGTGGGACGTGGTGAGCAACGAGGTGGCGTGCAAGGTCGTGCGCGCCTGCCTCCGGAACGGCGCGGTGCGCCGCGGGGAGCGGTCGAGCCCGACCTCCAACCTGAGCCCCAGGcagagcagcggcagcagcagcggcgacgaggaggccgggCCCAGCGACGGCGCGGCGTCCGACAGCGACGGTGAGGGCGGCGAGGACAAGGCGTGCGCCGAGGCGGCCATCCTGCTGACCAAGCTGGCGCTGGCGCGGCAGACCGCGGACAACGtcagcgtcgtcgtcgtcaatcTCAGGCGCCGCCGGAGGTCGTGA
- the LOC101766635 gene encoding tropinone reductase homolog At5g06060, whose translation MAAAETSGTAIGSSGRWALHGKTALVTGGTRGIGRAVVEELAALGAAVHTCSRKEEELGERIKEWEARGFRVTGSVCDLSARDQRERLLREVADRFGGKLDILVNNVGTNIRKPTTEFSAEEYSFLMATNLESAYHLCQIAHPLLKLSGSGSIVFISSVAGVVSVFSGTIYAMTKGAINQLTKTLACEWARDNIRANSVAPWYITTSLTEKLLESNSFKEQVVSRTPLGRVGEPGEISALVAFLCMPGSTYITGQTISVDGGTTVNGFCPTKPF comes from the exons atggcggcggcggagacctCGGGCACGGCGATAGGGTCCTCGGGAAGATGGGCGCTCCACGGCAAGACGGCCCTCGTCACCGGCGGCACACGCGGCATCGG GCGTGCGGTCGTGGAGGAACTGGCGGCGCTGGGGGCGGCCGTGCACACTTGCTCccggaaggaggaggagctcggcgaGCGCATCAAGGAGTGGGAGGCCAGGGGGTTCCGCGTCACCGGCTCCGTGTGCGACCTCTCCGCGCGGGACCAGCGGGAGCGCCTGCTCCGTGAGGTCGCCGACCGCTTCGGCGGCAAGCTCGACATCCTT GTAAACAATGTGGGAACAAACATAAGGAAACCAACCACTGAATTTTCTGCAGAGGAATACTCATTTTTGATGGCCACTAATCTGGAATCTGCCTATCACTTGTGCCAAATTGCACATCCTCTTTTGAAATTGTCTGGTTCAGGCAGCATTGTCTTCATATCATCAGTTGCCGGAGTAGTAAGTGTGTTTAGCGGAACTATATATGCTATGACTAAAG GTGCCATTAACCAGTTAACCAAGACCTTAGCATGCGAATGGGCGAGAGACAACATCAGAGCCAACTCTGTTGCCCCGTGGTACATCACGACTTCACTTACTGAAAAG CTATTGGAGAGTAACTCATTCAAGGAGCAAGTTGTGAGTCGAACTCCGCTTGGGCGTGTTGGAGAACCTGGAGAAATATCAGCACTTGTTGCTTTTCTTTGCATGCCTGGTTCCACTTACATTACCGGCCAGACGATCTCGGTGGATGGCGGTACGACTGTAAATGGGTTTTGCCCAACCAAGCCCTTCTAG
- the LOC101765546 gene encoding probable mannose-1-phosphate guanylyltransferase 1, translating into MKALILVGGFGTRLRPLTLSVPKPLVDFGNKPMILHQIEALKEVGVTEVVLAINYQPEVMLNFLKDFESKLGIKITCSQETEPLGTAGPLALARDKLVDGSGDPFFVLNSDVISEYPFAELIQLHKAHGGEATIMVTKVDEPSKYGVVVMEEGTGKVERFVEKPKVFVGNKINAGIYLLNPSVLDRIELKPTSIEKEVFPRIAADAGLFAMVLPGFWMDIGQPRDYITGLRLYLDSLRKKAPARLASGAHVLGNVLVHETAVIGEGCLIGPDVAVGPGCVVEAGVRLSRCTVMRGARVKQHACVSSSIIGWHSTVGKWARVENMTILGEDVHVCDEIYSNGGVVLPHKEIKSSILKPEIVM; encoded by the exons ATGAAGGCGCTCATTCTCGTCGGAGGCTTCGGCACCCGCCTGCGGCCGCTGACGCTCAGCGTGCCGAAGCCGCTCGTCGATTTCGGCAACAAGCCCATGATCCTGCACCAG ATCGAAGCTCTGAAGGAAGTTGGAGTTACAGAGGTCGTCCTGGCCATCAATTACCAGCCTGAG GTGATGCTCAACTTTCTCAAGGACTTCGAGAGCAAGCTTGGCATCAAGATCACCTGCTCTCAGGAGACGGAACCCCTGGGGACCGCCGGCCCGCTGGCCCTGGCCCGCGACAAGCTCGTCGACGGCTCCGGCGACCCTTTCTTCGTGCTCAACAGCGACGTGATCAGCGAGTACCCGTTCGCGGAGCTCATCCAGCTCCACAAGGCCCACGGCGGCGAGGCCACGATTATGGTGACCAAGGTGGACGAGCCGTCCAAGTACGGCGTGGTGGTCATGGAGGAGGGCACCGGCAAGGTGGAGCGCTTCGTGGAGAAGCCCAAGGTGTTCGTgggcaacaagatcaacgccgGCATCTACCttctcaacccctccgtcctcgACCGCATCGAGCTGAAGCCGACGTCCATCGAGAAGGAGGTGTTCCCGCGCATCGCGGCGGACGCCGGGCTCTTCGCCATGGTGCTCCCGGGGTTCTGGATGGACATCGGGCAGCCGCGCGACTACATCACGGGCCTGCGCCTGTACCTGGACTCCCTGCGGAAGAAGGCGCCGGCGAGGCTGGCGTCGGGCGCGCACGTCCTGGGCAACGTGCTGGTGCACGAGACGGCGGTCATCGGGGAGGGTTGCCTGATCGGGCCTGACGTGGCCGTCGGCCCCGGGTGCGTGGTGGAGGCCGGGGTGCGGCTGTCCCGGTGCACGGTGATGCGCGGCGCCCGGGTGAAGCAGCACGCCTGCGTCTCGAGCAGCATCATCGGCTGGCACTCCACCGTCGGCAAGTGGGCGCGCGTGGAGAACATGACCATCCTCGGCGAGGACGTGCACGTCTGCGACGAGATCTACAGCAACGGCGGCGTCGTGCTCCCGCACAAGGAGATCAAGTCCAGCATCCTCAAGCCCGAGATCGTCATGTGA